The window ACTGAGGAATACATGTGACTAAGGACAAAATTGATGATTTAGGGGGGAAGTAAAGCATGGATAATTGATGGAGAACTCGTGAAATAGGGAAGCAGTTGTAAATAGGTTATTTTGGACTTGCAACTGACATTTCCAGTTGTcattactggtttttttttttttttttttttttttttttggtccttgaGAGTTAACATCTGAGGAATGCTAAGTAATGTTTCTATGTAATAGCTGCAAGGACAAGGAAATAATATTCCTGCCACCAGAAGCTGCTCTCAGCACAGCTTTCCTGTCTACTCCAGGCCAGGGACTTCACCACACAGACAGCCAAAGCGAACAGGGTTATCCCTTAAGGCTACAGTCATCAAACAGTATgctactggcacagaaacagacacatccATCAatgaacaggatagaaagtccagaaataaacccacgcacttatgGTGAGttagtctatgacaaaggaagcaagaatatacaatggagaaaagatagtctctttaataagcggtgctgggaaaactggacagctacctgtaaagaACGAAATtacaacattctctaacaccatatacaaaaataaactcaaaatggattaaagaactaaatgtaagagtggatactataaaacttgtAGAGgcaaacacaggcagaacactctttgacatgaatttcagcaatatttttttttccaaacagctcctagagtaatggagatacaagtaaaaataaacaaatgggacctaattaaacttaaaagcttttgcatggcaaaggaaacataaacaaaatgagaagacaaccaacagaatgggagaagattaTCTGCAAACAAcacaactgacaagggactaattttaaaatatacaaacaactcatacagcttcatataagaaaaaaacactacccaatcaaaaactggacagaagacctaaacagacattcctcccaagaagacatccagatggccaacaggcacaggaaaagatgctcagtatcaataattattagagaaatgtaaatccaaccacaatgagctatcaccccacaccagtcagaatggccatcattaaaaagtctacaaataataaatgttggagaggctgtggagaaaaaggaacccccctacactgttagtgggaatgtaaattgttacaaCTACTATGGAGGATAGTatgaggttccttaaaaacctaaaaattgacctaccctatgatccagcaatcccactcctgagcatatatctggagaaaaccatcattcgaaaagatacatgcaccccaatgttcacagaagcactactTACAgtcgccaagacatggaaacaacctaaacgtccatcgacagatgactggataaagaagccgtggtatgtatgtatgtatatgtacacacacacacacacacacacacacacacacacacacacacacacacaatggaatgttactcacccataaaaaagaatgaaataatgtcatttgcagcaacgtggatggacctacagattatcatattgagggaagtaagtcagacagagaaagacaaataccacatgctagcacttacatgcggaatctaaaaagatgacacaTATTCTACTTACAAaccataaacagactcacagacacagaaaataaaccatgGTTAcgaaaggggaaagggcagggagggataaattaggggttggggattaaaaGACacccattactatatataaaatacatagacaaggacctactgtatagcacagggaactatattcaatttcttataatatcatataatggaaaagaatctgaaaagaatatatacaatgtatgtatatgtataactgaatcactttgctgtatcaccaaaactaacattgtaaatcaataaacaatttaaaaaaatttctttcagtagtTCTCGTCCCCTCAATTCCCAGTTTCAATAGCCTCTTCCCTTTCTAATAGGCTGCCTTTGACCTCAGCTTCCTTCCCAAATCCACCAATTACTCCACAACGTATCTTCATTTCACGTCCTGTACAGGAATGCTAGGTTTGTGTTTGAGCTCCATTTCTCCTctgatgtatatatgtatttatatataatgtataaattcATATTACTGCCAAGGGTCTTGAGGAATCAGCACTTTTCTGGCAGGAGAAAATCTAGGGGTAAGTTACTAATGGAGAATCGAGTCATAGAGCTCACACCACTTAGCAGATTATTAATGAACTTCTCCTCACGGGTTGTTTGTCACGTAAGAAATCATAACTTAAGAACACCATCTGCATTAGCAACAGCATGTTGATAACCTTTCTACTTAAAGAAAATATGCCAGTCTATTAATTCACTTTAcaataaatgaagtttaaaatcaTTTTGGCAGAAAGCTACTACATATGAAATACTGCCTAGAAACTTGAAACTCTCTAAATATGTTTAACTGACCTTAATTATTCAGAGATGTATTTGGAAAATGGCAAAAGGCTTCAAGAAAATAAGTCAAAGgacattgtttatttttcatgtaggaacaaatattgaaatatgaagagcacagaggaaaggTAATGAATGTGAATAATACACAGGAAACACTTTACAAAACATTTACTTCTTGATGAGTTTTAACATTGGTTGGTTGAGGTCActatcatatttttataaaagagaaagtcAGCAAATAAGTCACAGAGTGtggaataaatatttagaaaattaaaaagtggacaTACATTACTCATGTCAAATTATGAAGAACAGTCATCAcattaaatatgtttattctATTAACACATTGGGTTAATTGTATAGTACGGTATGGAACCATAAGGAACATTTTTAAGGGTTACGCTTTTTTCTCTAACTTGTTTGGATAAACTTCACACTTGAttttagtgaaagaaaatatctacagCTTCAACCACCTGGGATTTTTAGGTTAACTAGTATCATCCCACCAAATACATTCTCCCTAAACATAACTGCTGTGTAGGAAAAGGTATGAGAACTTCTGCAGCAATGTCTGTATCTGCGTCAACAGAAGTAAAGATTTCAAACAAATATTATTGAATAATGTGGATATTTCAAGGTAAATCTATTTATACATACACTATTATTAATACATTAGTGACTAATTTTCCAGTGGTCATACATACATTCTGTCGGTGAACAAAGGGAACTGAAACAGACTCTAGGGTCCGGAAGAACAGTCACTGCCCACTGCAGTCATTCAGCCTTTAACACAAAGCTGGACAAGTACTGGGTCCTAAATAGTTACCGGCTAGCTATATGGTGTGTTCATGCCATTCTAACTCAGCGTCTTCTCTCCTTATTTGTGAATTCCACGGATCTGTTCTTGTGTTTACATCTACATGGAAAATTACCGGAAGCATTTTCAGGATTATCTTGATCTCTCTATAGCTCGGTGCAGCCACAGAAACTCCGTGTCCACGCTTGCGTGTGCGTTTTGAATCATGGGGCACGTGATTGCTGCTAGGTTGGCACGTCCTAACGCAAAAAAGACAACTGACCCACGTCCACCCTTACAGTCACACTGACTTATTTTACCAGCTGCAAAGACTAAAACTTCCTTTTAAAGTGATGACTGGGAAACGAAAAGTAGTTTGACAGAATGAAACTTCAGCACCTTCAGTTACTGAGACTTTCAATGGTACTTGATGAAATCAACAAACTGCATCAGCATTACTTCACTTTTCACAAGCTACTTAAAAAAACATTGGACAGACAGTATTTGAATGATAGCTTCTACTACCTGAAAGCAAAATTACATTATGAGTCATCGTATGAACTAAAGTGGGCCAGCCGTTTCAGTAAGGAAGGGTGACAGGGAGCTGAGCTGCTTCATGGATATCGGGGCACAGGCATGGCACTCTCCAAAGAAGACTTGCATCTCGTCAACTAGATCTGTTCTCAGTGAGAACTGATTGTGTGTAAGACAAAAAGTGTAATCTGAAGCACAGTtggaatttcttaattttaatcttattatgtttacagttttatttgcatatatttataaatgattagGTTTACAGCTATAAAAGCATACTTCTAAGTTACAGATTTTTATACCAAGTTTTATGTTTGTgcatattaaagtaaaattataagaACAATCTGTCACCATCGggtatctttgatttttttttttttttcctcctaaggGAAACAGTTTAAATACATATTCAACATCCACTCTCACTCATTGTTTTCTTGGAGAAATAATGaaactaaaactttaaaagacCACTCAATCTTTAGTTCATATTTCTGAGCCCCTACTACATGAAACTTAGCATCAAACAAGTTAAACACAGTGTTTCTTCcaaaggagctcacagtccagccAAACTTTCCAAACTACCTAGACAAGAATCCAGTTCAGAACGTCAGGCTCTGCTATTTACAAGATGTGTGCTTCAGCATGTTACATACTCTTTAATTCATAATTTCTTTACCTATGAAATATGGGTAATAATGTAGAGTGAACAGTCAAGAGACAGATAAAATTGATTCTGAACCGGTGCACTTTTCACTACCACTAATTAAATAGTTCGTCTATACGTATGCATGCACatcatatacgtgtgtgtgtgttcatagagagagagatgataaGCCAAATGCTGCAATGTTTGGTCCACTTCCTTGTGAATGTATCATCGAGCCTGCTGCACTATTAGTTTTTAAAGAAGGGATTACATGGAACACTGAAGAGCACTTAGCTGCAAAACAATGCAAACATGAAGAGTCTATAGAACAAGATTTGGTAAAACATCTAAAATACCTGGCATAAAAAAGGCATTCAATAGAAATATACTGAATAAGTGAATGACACCTAATCAATGACACTGAGTATAAACTTACTAGTATCAGTTCAGTAACTGTTAGTTTCATTACATTTTTGAATGGTGAAGGGAACTGAAAGTCAAAACAAAGAGTTTTCACAGAGTACAACACTAGAAATTTTATTTGCAGACTCTGCGTTTACGGTGAATACTactatgatggttaatttcatgtgtcagtTTGACCGGGCCATGGGGTGTTGAGGTATTTgctcaaacattattctgggtatgTCTCTAAGGGTGTTTCTGGACGAGAACAACAACTGAATTGGACAAGGATGCCCATGTTCACCTTTTTCATTCAACAAGGTACTAGGAGTCCTAGCCAGAGGAATCagtcaataaaaagaaacaaagggaatctaaattaggaaggaagaagtaaaaatgtttctatgggcagatgacatattatatatagaaaaccctaaagactccacccaAAAGCTGTTAGAACCAATAAACAGATTTAGTAAGtctgtaggatacaaaatcaacatacaaaaatcagttgcatttctataagATAACAACAAATTATAagaaagacaaattaagaaaacaatcccatttacgattgcaacaaaaataacaaatacacataaacaaatttaatcaaggagatgaaagatctgtactttcaaaactataaaacagtgatgaaggaaattgaggaagacacaaataaatggatagatattCCATGCCCATGGAATgcaaaaattaatattgttaaaatatccgtaatacccaaagcaatctacagattcaatgcaatctctatcaaaattccaatgactcacagaaatagaaaaaaacaatcctaaaatttgtatggaaacacaaagaacCCAAACAGCCAaataaatcttgagaaagaagaacaaagctggaggtaccaTAATTCCTGACTTTGAGCTATATCACAAAACTATAGTCATCAATATAAtatggcactggcataaaaacagacacatagatcaatggaacagaataaaaaagaccataaataaccccacatatatatggtcaattaatttacaacaaaacaggcaaaaatataCAGTAGGGAAGGGATAGTcacttcaataagtggtgttaggaaaactgcatagccatatgcaaaagaaggaaattgaaccctcatctcacaccacatacaaaaatcagctcaaaCTGCATTCAAAATTTGACCTTAAGACCTGAAGAAATAacattcctagaagaaaacacaggagggtAAGCTCCTTAACACCAAAGTCATGGTGATGATTTTTtcagatgtgacaccaaaagcaaagtcaacgaaacagaaaataaacaagtgggattacatcaaactagaaagcttctgcacagcaaaggaaaccatcaacaaaatgaaaaggcaaccaatGCAacgggagaagatattttcaaaccatGTACTAGATAAAgggttactatccaaaatatataaagaactcatacaactcaagagTAAAAgaccaaacaatctgatttaaaaatgggcagaggaaataaatagacatttttacaaagaagacatccaaacaggcaacaggcacatgaaaagatgatcaacatcactcatcatcagggaaatgcaaatcaaaaccacaatgcgacatcacctcacacctgttagaacgtctatcatcaaaaagacaaaaaacaacaaGGGATTGTGAGGATGTTGAGAAAGGGAAGCCTTATGCACTGCTaacgggaatgtaaattggtagagtcactatggaaaacatggAGGGGGCCTCAAAAATTATAAGCAGAACTACCATATACTCATATAAATACTACTATGAACTACTAAATACAATATGAACTACTATTCGTATAAACAGAAATACCAGAATAGGAATCCAgcattccattcctgggtatatagctgaaggaaatgaaatcactatcttaaaAAGGTATctgtacccctatgttcattgcagattacttacaatagccaaggcatggaaacaacccgAGTGTCCAACGATGaaacggataaagaaaatgtacacaTGTACCATAGAATCTTATTCAGTCACAAAAACGAAGGGAATCCTGCCAACTGCACCAACGTGGGTGGAcgttgagggtattatgctaagggaaatgagtcagacagagacaaacacTGTGTGCTATCACTTATAAATGATATCTACAAtgaactcacagatacagagaacagattggtggtggccagaggtgggggtgggaagtggaggAAATAAGTAAAGGTGGTAGAAAGGTAAAAATgtccaattataagataaataagttctgggaatgtaatgtacagcatggtgactatagttcaCAGTACTTATtatatgtttgaaagttgctaagagagtagatcttcaaagttctcatcacaagagaaacAACtgtgtaactatgtgaggtgattaACGCTGACTAAACTTATTGCGGTCATCATTCtgcaacatatacatatatagaatcatcatgttgtataccttggactaatacaatgttacatgcaaatgatacctcaataaaacttgaaagaatCTCAatttggtagactgagtaaagcagactgccctccttAATGTGGATGAGCCTCATCTAATCAGATGAAAGTctcaacagaacaaaaagactAACCCTCTTTTGAATAAGAGAATTCCTCCTGCCTTTAATCCAGGACACTAGTTTTTCCTTGCCTCCAGACTTAAACTAAAGCATCAGCTCCTCTCGGTTCTCCTCCTATCCAGGCACTCCTGCGTCTCTAGACTTCTGACTGCAGATCTTGGGTCTAGTTTGCCTCCATAATTGTATGAGCCAATTCTTTTCAGTAATTAATCctcttgattctgtttctctggagaaccctggctaGTACAAATACTGACCACAAGCATTTCACTTTATGGGCCTATAATcgtatttttaaacatatgatcTGCTCTGaagttttctcattctgtgtttATACTTagtttcatattcttcattaaagAAAACCCAGATGAAATGCTTTCGTTTACACATGTGCATATTTCCTTCACGGAAATGCAAGGTCCCAGCCCGTGCTTGTTTGCTGGTTTTCCCTGAGAAAAGTGGGTTTTTAAGTTTTAGATTTCTCTTagttataatatatattttactattgcTTACTTTCCTAGGAGGtaatgatgaaaaatacaatatgtgAGAAACATGATTACAATCTCTTAGTACGCATAAAATCATTCAGTagtattagtattttaaatacctCTGGAGCAAAACTGGAGGGGTGATACAAAGACAATTCGAGATCAGTGGTATTTCCTACCACTGTGGCTCATTCCACAGAACATAATTCAGGGCTTAAATTCAGGGTTTGCTGAGTGGCAGTCGGAGTACAAAAGAGGTTGGAGGGATGATACACGCAGACGGGGAAGTGCTTTCTCTCACACTGCACCTAAGCCTTTCGTTTTCTGACGGAGAAAAGAGAAGTGTGCACTCACCCGGGAGGAAGGGCACTGGTAAGCCAGGTGGGGCACTGTGTTTCTAGCACTGTGCTGAGACATTAAGAGAtgagagagaacagagggagTGAAGAACGACTTCAAAAAGGGTAAACCTGGAGAGGTGGAAAGATTCGCTGAGACTCTGGAGGTGGTGCTCGGCTATCAGAGAAGTATGAACTTGACCacgaacagaaagagaaaggtggAGATCACTGGAGTTACTGAGGTCCAGGAACTGAGTGAAGAGGCTATCAGCAGTGCGATTGGCTGAAGTCACTGAAGCTAGCTGCCCTCCAAATAGGGCTCTGGGATAGCAAACATAACCGAGGATACCACAAAAACACTACGTTTGACGAAACAATCACATTAATTGGAGCTGCCAAATCAGTAGTAAGAATTATTTCCAGAATTATTGTGATTATGAAAGCTTATGTCTCAACCTACTATTCTTCCAACAGAGAGAGCAAACTAAAATTCCTAAAGATATGCAtcaggtctttttaaaattatttgtgttatttaatatatttatgcaATTTAATATAAACTATAGAAATTAAAGGTAGTGAAAAGAAGTCATGGAGTAGTCAATGAAACAAAAGATATGTGGGCTGATTATTTATATTGCTTCTAATTGCAAAAAGAATTTATCTGATAATGTGATTGTATAAAATGtaccaatatatgtatatatacatacctatatgtgtgtataaacatacactaatatatatgtatatatacatatatgtgtgcatgtgtatacacaGAGAGATAGATAAAATCAAGCATATATAAAATAACGGCAAGAAAGCTGTCTTGAAAAGATTGGGAAATTATTAAGCAgaagaagaattaaatgaaataaaatgccaacatttgaacaacaacaacaagataCTATTTAAATAAGTtgctcaaagaaataaagaaattaagcaaGTGGTTAACTCAAAACAGTTGCACTTATATTCatgagtaacattttaaaatatcatacagGCCACATGCTCAGGGCAGTCTTCCTGCCTCACCCAGGCTTGGATGGAGCCTTGAATACCGCGCTCGCACCCCGCCCCCTTGGCCcttcttctcccccctccccccaacccccctctGCCCACAACTAGTCATCCCCTCCCCATCTCAAGCCCAGGTAAGGGAACCACATTCCGGTCCATCCCAGAGCTTCCGCCCTGACCGGAGTCACCTGCCTCCGGCCACCCTCATCGCCCACCCAAGGGATGCTCTGAGTCCCCCGCTTCGGCACCTCCTCGACCTTGGCCTTCAGGCCCGCCGCGCCCCCTGCCGCCAGCCATGACGCCCGCGGGGCCCTCGCAGAGGCGTCAGAACTACCACCCCGACTGCCAGGCCGCCACCAACAGCCCCGTCACCCTGGAGCTCCACGCCTCCTACGTGTGCCTGGCCATGGCCTTCTACCTCGACCGCGACGACGTGGCCTTGAAGCACTTGGCCCGCTTCTTCCTGCGGCGCTCGCGGCACCTGGGGAGCGGGCCGAGAGCCTGATGCGCCTGCAGAACCAGCGCGGGGGCCGCCTCTGCTTCCACGACATCAGGAAGCCAGACTGCGAAGCCTGGGAGAGCGGCCTCCGGGCCATGCAGTGCGCCTTGCGCCTAGAGAAGCACGTCAACCAGAGCCTGCTCCACCTGCACCAGCTGGCCAGTGACAAGAGCGACGCCCACCTGTGCCACTTCCTGCAGAGCCACTGCCTGAACCAGCAGGTCGAGTTCATCAAGGAGCTGGGGGACCACATCACCACCCTGCACAAGATGGTGACCCCGGAAGTCGGCATGGCGGAGTACCTCTTCGACAAGCTCACCCTGGGCGACAGCGACAAGAACTGAGCCTGGACTGGAGTTCCCCGTGGTCACGGGGTGACTTCCCGAGGTCACCCTGCCTGGCATGCATACGGCAATATtgcccttgcaaaaaaaaaagttcacttaaatttttcttctttcattgttaCCATTTCTTCCAATAAAGTTATTGGTTCTTAAATAAAGGTCTCTGGTTGATTCGCGTGTGCACATCTCTCACTTTGTAAGTTTAAAACAGGTATCCAGGAGTCTCTCCACCCACCCATGCCCCGTCCACATGCAGCTCAGGGTCTCCATGGACGGAGGGAGAAGGTACTGCATGGGACCctggaaaacacaaaatcaaTGTTCCCCTGATGAACAACATGGGTacattggggggagggggaggtggggccctGGTGAATTTGGGTGCCACTGAATagtaaaagtatataaatatggTCTGCAAATCACAATGGTGGTGTATTTGGAGGAAGAGTGAAGGGAATGGGATGGGGCAGGGATTAAAATAAAGGGCTCTTAAATTTTACCTGAAAACTTTGAGTTTactaaaatatgcaaatattaatgTTTGTAGATTCTGGGTAGCAAGATGGACACCTTAGAAGCCAGTTTGGCAGAGTCTCTCTTTGGCAAGCTCACCCTGGGCTACAGTAATGGTAACTGAGCCTTAGACTGGCCTGCCCATAGACACGGGAGTGACTTCCTAGGTCACCATGCTGGACATGCATGTTGCCCTTACAAaagatgcaaatatattttttcttttgactgtACTCTTTCTTTAAGGTAACATGGTACCCCAAACCCCAAATTACCTCAAtagaagaactgaaaaataaaaggtcaAGGCTGAAGGTCAATTTGTGATATCGAATATCAAGTGGAATGAATTTCCCTGAATGTTAAGCCAAGTGAGTCTGGCTGCTTTGAAGAATgtagaggggtgggggtgtgagaTGAAACTGAGAGGCCAGTTAAGAGATATTATAGCAGGTCCACAGAGACAAGGGTGGTTTGCACTGTGGAGGAAATGAAGAGATGAGGACAAATTTCAGATGAGTTGGATGAGTCCACAAGATTTGCTTTATGGACCAGAGATGAGGAATgggaaatgggggaaataatcTAGGCTGAAGTTTAGATTTGAACACCCTGGCTGATGGTAGTGTTATTTATAAATCTGGGGGTGTTTACAGGAGGACTCTCGGGGCCACGAAGGCATGCCATGTAAAATCTGGGATACCCTTTAGACATGTAAGTGGAATTGTCATGCAGGTAGCCAGAAAAATGAATCTAGAGCTCAGGCAGGATGCCAGGTTTGGAAATATACACAAGGGAGATATTAGCCTATACATAGATGGTGTTGAGGTAATGGAGTAGATAAGCTCaccaaaaaggaaatggagaaagtaTGGCACAGCCAGCCCCACACCCAGGGCAGTTCACATTCAGAGGATGGGATGAGGTGTTGGAACACCCAGAGGGCTGCTGGCCCCACCTGGACCATTACCTCATTCCACACTGGGACCACCTATGTCGGCTCAGAGCTTATGGCAAAATCAGCCTGATCCTAACCTCAGTGTGGCCTCTGATTTCTCCTTTCTAGATGTGGAGAGGCGTTAGCCTATTACCTTGTCTTCATGACTATGGGTAGAAAGACACTACTTCCGAGTAAAAAGATTTCCCAAGGAAACTATAGACctgcttttctgtggtttcttttcCTGTTCCCCTTTTAACACTCTTCCCCTCTCTCAGTCCATGCTCTATTTGACCTGATGAAATCTGTTCTCATGCAGACCCTAAGGTTGTCTatgtctcagaaaaaaaatactcaaaacataTTGCTTCTTTTGTGCCATGCATAGTCTACAAAGATCAAAGTCAGAAATTTGCAGACTTTGTATCCTATATTCAAAGACACAGGGGTAGCCTGAGTCTTTTTAGAGCTAGT is drawn from Camelus ferus isolate YT-003-E chromosome X, BCGSAC_Cfer_1.0, whole genome shotgun sequence and contains these coding sequences:
- the LOC116661933 gene encoding LOW QUALITY PROTEIN: ferritin heavy chain-like (The sequence of the model RefSeq protein was modified relative to this genomic sequence to represent the inferred CDS: inserted 1 base in 1 codon), with protein sequence MTPAGPSQRRQNYHPDCQAATNSPVTLELHASYVCLAMAFYLDRDDVALKHLARFFLRRSRHLXERAESLMRLQNQRGGRLCFHDIRKPDCEAWESGLRAMQCALRLEKHVNQSLLHLHQLASDKSDAHLCHFLQSHCLNQQVEFIKELGDHITTLHKMVTPEVGMAEYLFDKLTLGDSDKN